From Perognathus longimembris pacificus isolate PPM17 chromosome 4, ASM2315922v1, whole genome shotgun sequence, one genomic window encodes:
- the Mstn gene encoding growth/differentiation factor 8, with product MQKLQIYVSIYLFMLIVAGPVDLNENSEQKEHVEKEALCHACTWRQNTKYSRIEAIKIQILSKLRLETAPNISKDAIRQLLPKAPPLRELIDQYDVQRDDSSDGSLEDDDYHATTETIITMPTESDFLLQADGKPKCCFFKFSSKIQYNKVVKAQLWIYLRPVKTPTTVFVQILRLIKPMKDGTRYTGIRSLKLDMNPGTGIWQSIDVKTVLQNWLKQPESNLGIEIKALDENGHDLAVTFPGPGEDGLNPFLEVKVTDTPKRSRRDFGLDCDEHSTESRCCRYPLTVDFEAFGWDWIIAPKRYKANYCSGECEFVFLQKYPHTHLVHQANPRGSAGPCCTPTKMSPINMLYFNGKEQIIYGKIPAMVVDRCGCS from the exons ATGCAAAAGCTGCAAATCTATGTTTCTATTTACCTGTTCATGCTGATTGTTGCTGGTCCAGTGGATCTAAATGAGAACAGTGAACAAAAAGAACATGTGGAAAAAGAGGCTCTGTGTCATGCATGTACTTGGAGACAAAACACTAAATATTCACGGATAGAAGCCATAAAGATTCAAATCCTCAGTAAACTTCGCCTGGAAACAGCTCCTAACATCAGCAAAGATGCCATAAGACAACTTCTACCCAAAGCTCCTCCACTCCGGGAACTGATTGATCAGTACGACGTCCAGAGGGATGACAGCAGTGATGGCTCTTTAGAAGATGATGATTATCACGCGACCACGGAAACAATCATCACTATGCCTACAGAGT CTGATTTTCTATTGCAAGCGGATGGAAAGCCCAAATGTTGCTTCTTTAAATTTAGCTctaaaatacaatataataaaGTAGTAAAGGCCCAACTCTGGATATATCTGAGGCCTGTGAAGACTCCTACAACAGTGTTTGTACAAATCCTGAGACTCATCAAACCCATGAAAGATGGTACAAGGTATACTGGAATCCGATCTCTGAAACTTGACATGAACCCAGGCACTGGTATTTGGCAGAGCATTGATGTGAAGACAGTATTGCAAAATTGGCTCAAACAACCTGAATCCAACTTAGGCATTGAAATAAAAGCTTTAGATGAGAATGGTCATGATCTTGCTGTAACCTTCCCAGGACCAGGAGAGGATGGGCTG AATCCCTTTTTAGAGGTCAAAGTAACAGATACGCCAAAAAGATCCAGAAGAGATTTTGGCCTTGACTGTGATGAGCACTCAACAGAATCGCGATGCTGTCGTTACCCTCTAACAGTGGATTTCGAAGCATTTGGATGGGATTGGATTATTGCACCCAAAAGATACAAGGCTAATTACTGCTCTGGAGAGTGTGAATTtgtatttttacaaaaatatCCTCATACTCATCTTGTACACCAAGCGAATCCCAGAGGTTCAGCGGGCCCTTGCTGTACTCCCACAAAAATGTCACCCATTAATATGCTGTATTTTAATGGCAAAGAACAAATAATATATGGGAAAATTCCAGCCATGGTGGTAGACCGCTGTGGGTGCTCATGA